Proteins from a genomic interval of Zonotrichia leucophrys gambelii isolate GWCS_2022_RI chromosome 5, RI_Zleu_2.0, whole genome shotgun sequence:
- the NDUFS8 gene encoding NADH dehydrogenase [ubiquinone] iron-sulfur protein 8, mitochondrial isoform X2 has translation MAALRLLYQAARAGPLAPLGSLRPLSTSTPRDCYKYVNIREPAMDMRSITDRAAQTLLWTELVRGLAMTLSYLFREPATINYPFEKGPLSPRFRGEHALRRYPSGEERCIACKLCEAVCPAQAITIEAEPRADGSRRTTRYDIDMTKCIYCGFCQEACPVDAIVEGPNFEFSTETHEELLYNKEKLLNNGDKWEAEIAANIQADYLYR, from the exons ATGGCAGCGCTGCGACTGCTGTACCAGGCTGCCCGTGCAG gcccCCTGGCCCCACTGGGCTCCCTGCGCCCgctcagcaccagcacccccagggactGTTACA AGTACGTCAACATCCGGGAGCCGGCCATGGACATGCGATCCATCACCGACCGCGCCGCCCAGACCCTGCTCTGGACTGAGCTCGTCCGAG GCCTGGCCATGACCCTGAGCTACCTTTTCCGTGAGCCGGCCACCATCAATTACCCGTTTGAGAAGGGCCCGCTGAGCCCACGGTTCCGCGGGGAGCACGCGCTGCGCCGGTACCCGTCCGGGGAGGAGCGCTGCATCGCCTGCAAGCTCTGCGAGGCCGTGTGCCCGGCACAG GCCATCACCATCGAGGCCGAGCCCCGCGCCGACGGCAGCCGCCGCACCACGCGCTATGACATCGACATGACCAAGTGCATCTACTGCGGGTTCTGCCAGGAGGCCTGTCCTGTGGATGCCATCGTGGAG GGCCCCAACTTTGAGTTCTCGACGGAGACGCACGAGGAGCTGCTCTACAACAAGGAGAAGCTGCTCAACAACGGCGACAAGTGGGAGGCCGAGATTGCAGCCAACATCCAGGCTGATTACCTGTACCGGTGA
- the NDUFS8 gene encoding NADH dehydrogenase [ubiquinone] iron-sulfur protein 8, mitochondrial isoform X1, which produces MRSARRGEQGSGRRRALGAGPAMAALRLLYQAARAGPLAPLGSLRPLSTSTPRDCYKYVNIREPAMDMRSITDRAAQTLLWTELVRGLAMTLSYLFREPATINYPFEKGPLSPRFRGEHALRRYPSGEERCIACKLCEAVCPAQAITIEAEPRADGSRRTTRYDIDMTKCIYCGFCQEACPVDAIVEGPNFEFSTETHEELLYNKEKLLNNGDKWEAEIAANIQADYLYR; this is translated from the exons ATGCGCAGTGCCCGCCGGGGCGAGCAGGGGTCAGGACGGCGGAGGGCCCTTGGGGCAG GACCGGCCATGGCAGCGCTGCGACTGCTGTACCAGGCTGCCCGTGCAG gcccCCTGGCCCCACTGGGCTCCCTGCGCCCgctcagcaccagcacccccagggactGTTACA AGTACGTCAACATCCGGGAGCCGGCCATGGACATGCGATCCATCACCGACCGCGCCGCCCAGACCCTGCTCTGGACTGAGCTCGTCCGAG GCCTGGCCATGACCCTGAGCTACCTTTTCCGTGAGCCGGCCACCATCAATTACCCGTTTGAGAAGGGCCCGCTGAGCCCACGGTTCCGCGGGGAGCACGCGCTGCGCCGGTACCCGTCCGGGGAGGAGCGCTGCATCGCCTGCAAGCTCTGCGAGGCCGTGTGCCCGGCACAG GCCATCACCATCGAGGCCGAGCCCCGCGCCGACGGCAGCCGCCGCACCACGCGCTATGACATCGACATGACCAAGTGCATCTACTGCGGGTTCTGCCAGGAGGCCTGTCCTGTGGATGCCATCGTGGAG GGCCCCAACTTTGAGTTCTCGACGGAGACGCACGAGGAGCTGCTCTACAACAAGGAGAAGCTGCTCAACAACGGCGACAAGTGGGAGGCCGAGATTGCAGCCAACATCCAGGCTGATTACCTGTACCGGTGA